Proteins encoded together in one Psilocybe cubensis strain MGC-MH-2018 chromosome 8, whole genome shotgun sequence window:
- a CDS encoding Cytochrome P450 monooxygenase 124 — MTDYIHSAIGVLQQWLEHTQLTVTNVGLALLALFVTSRVVKYRKGLRAVSYMPGFRIPFHPLSLPAILLPKASWNPNYYSPWTWRYSFYKPFPNDTISVVPYLVGSPTFYTTNVDVARQVSGGGHKCSFYKTPESSAAFLLWGMNIVAADKETWRKHRRIVGPAFNNSLYQMVWTETLNTYNDMVEAEGWKGKKEIDVPVIQTLTFKLALLIIGKCGFGFSFDWSSPPRSEDGSLSIQEALRIVADSHMIATFLPKWIQNLPTKKFKEVREAHGKLLGFMKQQVAERRAEVRSNSSEGRHDAFTMLVKANEDEGKLKLSDDELIGNVFVMLFAGHETTAHTLAATLGYLAYHQNLQDEVYDQIASVLGRDREPTIDDYPSLNKVLAAFYEGVRLFPAGHIMIRQAYEDTVLNIPNPVGEEGVTTFPVPKGTNVIVDMIGVQYNPRYFDNPGEYRPSRWYGISNESESFSAFSIGTRACLGRKFATLESVCFLALLLRDYRVEPALSNGETKDEWRDRVLDGKIILTLGVNNVPVKLIRRV, encoded by the exons ATGACTGACTATATTCACTCAGCGATTGGTGTCCTTCAACAATGGCTCGAGCACACTCAACTCACGGTGACAAATGTAGGACTCGCTTTACTAGCTCTTTTCGTGACTTCTCGTGTCGTCAAGTATCGCAAAGGCCTTCGG GCTGTGAGCTACATGCCAGGGTTTCGCATACCCTTTCATCCACTTTCGTTACCAGCGATCCTGCTGCCAAAGGCGTCGTGGAACCCCAATTACTACTCTCCGTGGACATGGCGATACTCAT TCTATAAGCCGTTCCCGAACGACACCATATCCGTTGTACCTTATTTGGTCGGATCGCCTACTTTCTATACTACCAATGTCGACGTCGCACGTCAGGTCAGTGGCGGAGGTCACAAGTGTAGCTTCTATAAGACGCCCGAGTCAAGCGCAGCATTCTT ACTTTGGGGAATGAATATCGTCGCGGCAGATAAAGAAACTTGGAGGAAGCACAGACGAATTGTGGGACCTGCATTCAATAACAGCTT GTACCAGATGGTGTGGACCGAAACTTTGAATACCTATAATGACATGGTCGAAGCGGAAGGctggaaagggaagaaagaaatagaTGTTCCCGTCATTCAGACTTTGACATTCAAA CTTGCTTTGTTGATCATTGGGAAATGCGGATTTGGATTCTCTTTTGATTGGTCTTCTCCGCCTCGGTCAGAAGATGGATCGTTGTCAATCCAGGAAGCCTTGCGAATTGTGGCCGATTCACACATGATTGCGACCTTCTTACCAAAATGGATTCAGAATCTACCCACAAAGAA ATTCAAGGAAGTACGAGAGGCGCACGGGAAGTTATTAGGATTCATGAAGCAACAGGTTGCAGAAAGACGAGCGGAGGTCCGCTCTAATAGTTCTGAGGGTAGACATGATGCCTTCACCATGTTGGTTAAAGCAAACGAGGACGAAGGAAAGCTTAAATTAAGCGACGATGAGCTT ATTGGAAACGTCTTTGTCATGCTTTTTGCTGGCCACG AAACGACGGCACACACGCTGGCTGCAACCTTGGGGTACTTGGCGTATCATCAAAATCTTCAGGATGAGGTGTACGATCAGATCGCCTCCGTTCTTGGACGGGACCGTGAGCCG ACAATCGATGACTATCCTTCTTTGAATAAAGTCCTGGCGGCGTTCTATGAGGGTGTCAGACTTTTCC CTGCTGGCCATATCATGATTCGCCAGGCGTATGAGGACACTGTCTTGAATATTCCCAATCCCGTTGGAGAAGAGGGCGTCACAACATTCCCTGTACCCAAGGGCACAAAT GTGATTGTTGACATGATCGGAGTCC AGTACAACCCACGATATTTCGATAACCCTGGGGAATACCGCCCGTCCAGGTGGTATGGAATCAGCAACGAGTCGGAAAGTTTCTCTGCTTTTAGCATTGGAACTCGCGCGTGTCTGGGGAGGAAATTCGCGACTCTGGAGTCTGTTTGCTTCCTTGCTCTTCTACTTCGAGACTACAGGGTCGAACCTGCCTTGAGCAACGGGGAAACAAAGGATGAATGGAGGGATAGGGTTTTGGATGGGAAGATTATCTTGACTTTGGGTGTCAACAATGTTCCAGTTAAACTTATCCGCAGAGTATAA
- a CDS encoding Vacuolar protein sorting-associated protein 3 — MTSAPQHPVEVPPFQLQRLIPDVIEPYTFQSAAGKIQLRCAQALGSEIYAGCSNGELLRQVVPGEKPIDEIVLVPSLSRALVLSDHQIHFYTIPSLDPYPIKPIRNVVTFAVDDIHLKRQLPPLSAQGLQLPMEPVDFCVVKRNGIAMFTMKDRVFYTKEIPLQQGGITLAKRTGRTLCIADKTHYSMLDLEALSVFQVLPVSQAFEPTPFVVKPSITVISQNEFLILSWTGASTLGLFVTGDGDPVRGTLEWPSHPEAICLDYPYITSLLPNNTIEIHSVDTQAIVQVVGAPEPSVSSSPSSPNQPGMHRRSSSTSSKGGGVDLQKRLSLISSISGYLVPSTQRSDKMRTVPVKLLRT, encoded by the exons ATGACTTCCGCTCCTCAACACCCTGTTGAGGTTCCTCCATTTCAACTGCAGCGCCTGATTCCGGATGTCATCGAGCCTTACA CCTTTCAGAGCGCTGCTGGGAAGATTCAGTTGCGCTGTGCACAAGCATTAG GCTCTGAGATATACGCCGGATGTTCCAACGGAGAGTTGTTGCG ACAGGTTGTCCCTGGAGAGAAACCCATCGATGAAATTGTCCTAGTTCCCAGTCTTTCGCGGGCGCTAGTCCTATCTG ATCATCAAATACATTTTTATACAATACCTTCGCTCGACCCATATCCCATCAAGCCGATTCGAAACGTTGTGACCTTCGCCGTGGACGACATTCATCTAAAGCGACAATTGCCCCCTCTCTCTGCACAAGGCCTGCAATTGCCAATGGAACCCGTTGATTTCTGTGTTGTTAAGAGGAATGGTATCGCTATGTTTACAATGAAGGATCGCGTTTTCTACACCAAA GAAATCCCCCTTCAACAAGGTGGCATTACCCTTGCCAAACGAACAGGTCGGACCCTTTGTATAGCGGACAAAACTCACTACAGCATGCTGGACCTCGAGGCATTGTCTGTATTTCAAGTACTTCCCGTCTCACAAGCGTTCGAACCTACGCCATTCGTTGTGAAGCCGTCAATCACTGTAATCAGCCAGAATgaatttttgattttgtccTGGACGGGAGCGAGTACTTTAGGTCTCTTTGTCACAGGAGATGGTGACCCGGTTAGAGGTACTCTCGAATGGCCGAGCCATCCTGAAGCTATCT GCCTCGATTATCCTTATATCACGTCTCTCCTCCCAAACAATACTATTGAAATTCACAGCGTCGATACACAGGCCATTGTGCAGGTTGTTGGTGCCCCCGAGCCATCGGtatcttcttcaccttcctcgCCAAACCAGCCTGGAATGCATCGTAGGTCGTCATCGACAAGCTCAAAGGGAGGGGGTGTCGACCTTCAGAAACGCCTGTCCTTGATTTCGAGCATATCCGGATATTTGGTCCCTTCGACGCAGAGGTCGGACAAGATGCGCACTGTACCTGTGAAGCTTTTGCGAACATAG